In the Salarias fasciatus chromosome 13, fSalaFa1.1, whole genome shotgun sequence genome, one interval contains:
- the jag1b gene encoding protein jagged-1b has translation MILRRGSVFAAICLWFVAKVSEGSGQFELQILSMDNVNGELLSGMCCDGTRNSADRKCTRDECDTFFKVCLKEYQSRVYAGGACSFGMGTTPVLGGNTFSLKSSVRNDKSRIVLPFSFAWPRSYTLIVEAMDSNNETSGSDGRVIEKASHSGMINPSPHWQKLTHNGPVAQFEYQIRVSCDEHYYGFGCNKFCRPRDEFFGHYTCDFNGNKTCLEGWSGPDCNTAICRQGCSTEHGSCKEPGGCKCLYGWQGQYCDKCIPHPGCVHGTCVEPWQCLCDTNWGGHLCDKDLNYCGTHQPCLNGGTCINTGPDKYQCTCAEGYSGSNCERAEHACLSNPCSNGGSCSETSQGYECQCALGWSGPSCSINVDDCSPNPCNHGGTCQDQVNGYKCHCPSQWTGKTCLIDANECDSKPCVNANSCRNLIGGYFCECLPGWTGQNCDININDCKDQCQNGGTCKDLVNGYRCVCPPGFAGEHCERDIDECASSPCLNGGRCQDEVNGFQCLCVTGFSGNLCQLDIDYCSPNPCQNGAHCFNRAADYYCACPEDYEGKNCSHLKDHCRTTTCKVIDSCTVAVASNSTPGGERYISSNVCGPHGRCRSQAGGQFSCECQEGFRGTYCHENINDCESNPCRNGGTCIDKVSVYQCICGDGWEGDHCEINIDDCSTNPCHNGGTCRDLVTDFFCECKNGWKGKTCHSRESQCDEATCNNGGTCHDEGDTFQCKCSPGWEGTTCNIAKNSSCLPNPCENGGTCVVTGESFTCVCKEGWEGPTCTQNTNDCSPHPCYNSGTCVDGDNWYRCECAPGFAGPDCRININECQSSPCALGSTCIDEINGYRCLCPPDRTGPHCQEVTRKSCSVNGHATPDGVKWGDDCNTCQCSNGKVICTKMWCGPMSCKLGAKGRGGCPSGQSCLPLREGHCFVKPCPELGECWRSNPPQPPNKCHPSSTYQDNSCANITFTFTKENMPRGLTVEGVCKQLRHLYVVKNFSLEHSVFITCDPSFSASNEIHVCISTEDHRLDRSPIKEITDRIIDLVSKRNGNNTIISAIAEVRVPSPSKTDYLVPLLSSIFIVIWVLVLVSILLWCMRRRRKQSNHNGSSAAGSDDNTTNNVREQLNQIKNPIEKHVGLTVAIKDYENKNSIIAKIRTNHPEEDEDDKERHLQKSRFAKQPAYTLVERDEKAPVSNPNSTSKHANWTNKQDNRDLETANSINRMDYIV, from the exons ATGATTTTGAGACGGGGCTCAGTCTTTGCTGCCATTTGCCTCTGGTTTGTCGCGAAG GTGTCAGAGGGATCCGGACAGTTCGAGCTGCAGATCTTGTCGATGGACAACGTGAACGGAGAGCTGCTGAGCGGCATGTGTTGTGATGGCACGCGGAACAGCGCGGATAGAAAGTGCACGCGGGACGAGTGCgatactttttttaaagtttgcctgaaggaataccaGTCCCGAGTTTATGCTGGGGGGGCCTGCAGCTTCGGAATGGGAACTACGCCTGTCCTGGGAGGGAATACCTTTTCTTTGAAGAGCTCTGTCAGGAACGACAAATCCCGGATAGTTTTGCCCTTCAGTTTTGCCTGGCCG CGGTCTTACACTTTGATAGTGGAAGCCATGGACTCCAACAATGAAACCAGTG GTTCTGATGGGAGGGTGATAGAGAAAGCCTCTCACTCTGGCATGATCAATCCCAGCCCGCACTGGCAGAAGCTGACTCACAACGGCCCCGTGGCCCAGTTCGAGTACCAGATCCGGGTCAGCTGCGATGAGCACTACTACGGCTTCGGCTGCAACAAGTTCTGTCGGCCCCGGGACGAGTTCTTCGGACATTACACCTGTGACTTCAATGGAAACAAAACCTGTCTGGAGGGCTGGTCTGGACCTGACTGTAACACAG CAATATGTCGACAAGGCTGCAGTACGGAACACGGATCCTGTAAGGAGCCAGGTGGATGCAA GTGCCTGTATGGCTGGCAGGGCCAGTACTGCGACAAGTGCATCCCCCACCCCGGCTGTGTGCATGGCACCTGTGTGGAACCGTGGCAGTGCCTGTGTGACACCAACTGGGGCGGCCACCTTTGTGATAAAG ACCTGAACTACTGCGGCACTCATCAGCCATGTTTGAACGGAGGGACGTGTATTAACACAGGACCCGACAAGTACCAGTGCACCTGTGCCGAGGGCTACTCCGGATCCAACTGTGAGAGAG cgGAGCATGCCTGTCTGTCCAATCCCTGCTCTAATGGAGGGAGCTGTTCAGAAACCAGTCAGGGCTACGAGTGTCAGTGTGCACTGGGCTGGAGCGGCCCCTCCTGCTCTATCA ATGTGGACGACTGCTCCCCAAACCCTTGTAATCATGGCGGTACCTGCCAGGATCAGGTTAACGGCTACAAGTGTCACTGTCCTTCGCAGTGGACGGGGAAGACATGTCTCATAG atGCCAACGAATGTGACAGCAAGCCCTGCGTCAATGCCAACTCATGTCGCAACCTGATTGGTGGATACTTCTGCGAGTGCCTCCCCGGTTGGACGGGCCAGAACTGCGACATCA ATATAAACGACTGCAAGGATCAGTGCCAGAATGGAGGAACTTGCAAG GACTTGGTGAACGGCTACCGCTGCGTGTGCCCCCCCGGCTTCGCCGGCGAGCACTGCGAGAGGGACATCGACGAGTGCGCCAGCTCGCCGTGTCTGAACGGCGGCCGCTGTCAGGACGAAGTCAACGGCTTCCAGTGCCTCTGCGTGACGGGCTTCTCGGGGAACCTCTGCCAG ctggaTATTGATTACTGCTCCCCCAACCCGTGTCAGAACGGAGCGCACTGCTTCAACCGGGCCGCCGACTACTACTGTGCGTGCCCCGAGGACTACGAGGGCAAAAACTGCTCCCACCTGAAAGACCACTGTCGCACCACCACCTGTAAAG TGATTGACAGCTGCACGGTCGCCGTGGCGTCGAACAGCACACCCGGAGGAGAGCGCTACATTTCGTCGAATGTGTGCGGGCCTCACGGCCGCTGCCGGAGCCAGGCTGGTGGCCAGTTCAGCTGCGAGTGTCAGGAGGGCTTCAGAGGCACCTACTGCCATGAGA ACATCAACGACTGTGAGAGCAACCCATGCCGCAATGGAGGAACGTGCATCGACAAAGTCAGCGTGTACCAGTGCATCTGCGGCGACGGCTGGGAGGGCGACCACTGCGAGATCA ACATAGATGACTGCAGCACCAACCCCTGTCATAATGGAGGGACATGTCGAGACCTGGTGACTGATTTCTTCTGCGAGTGCAAAAATGGCTGGAAGGGAAAGACTTGCCACTCCC GCGAAAGCCAGTGCGACGAGGCCACATGCAACAACGGTGGCACCTGCCACGACGAGGGCGACACATTCCAGTGCAAGTGTTCCCCAGGATGGGAGGGTACGACTTGTAACATCG CCAAGAACTCAAGTTGCCTTCCAAACCCGTGTGAAAATGGCGGTACCTGCGTGGTGACAGGGGAGTCGTTCACCTGCGTCTGCAAGGAGGGCTGGGAGGGTCCCACCTGCACCCAGA atACCAACGACTGCAGTCCCCACCCTTG CTACAACAGCGGGACCTGCGTGGATGGGGATAACTGGTACCGCTGCGAGTGCGCCCCGGGCTTCGCGGGTCCAGACTGCAGGATCA ATATTAACGAGTGCCAGTCATCTCCGTGCGCCCTGGGCTCCACCTGCATCGACGAGATCAATGGATACCGTTGCCTGTGCCCACCAGACAGGACCGGACCTCACTGTCAAGAAG TGACGAGAAAATCCTGCTCCGTCAACGGACACGCCACGCCGGACGGAGTCAAGTGGGGGGACGACTGCAACACTTGCCAGTGTTCCAATGGGAAAGTCATTTGCACAAAG atgTGGTGTGGTCCTATGTCTTGCAAACTGGGTGCCAAAGGCCGAGGCGGGTGTCCTTCGGGCCAGAGCTGCCTCCCGCTCCGAGAGGGCCACTGCTTCGTGAAGCCCTGCCCCGAGCTGGGGGAGTGCTGGCGCTCCAACCCTCCCCAGCCTCCCAACAAATGCCACCCCAGCTCCACCTACCAGGACAACAGCTGTGCCAACATCACCTTCACCTTCACCAAGGAGAACATGCCCCGG GGCTTGACTGTGGAGGGAGTGTGTAAGCAGCTGAGGCACTTGTACGTAGTGAAGAATTTCTCCTTGGAGCATTCTGTGTTCATAACCTGTGACCCCTCATTCTCAGCCAGCAACGAGATCCACGTCTGCATC TCTACCGAGGACCATCGCCTGGACCGAAGCCCCATCAAAGAGATCACAGACAGGATAATCGACTTGGTTAGCAAACGCAACGGCAACAACACAATCATCTCAGCCATCGCCGAAGTGAGAGTGCCAAGCCCCAGCAAAACTG ACTACCTAGTGCCCCTTCTCAGCTCCATCTTCATCGTCATCtgggtcttggtcctggtctccATCCTGCTGTGGTGCATGCGCCGCCGGCGGAAACAGAGCAACCACAACGGGTCGTCGGCAGCCGGCTCCGACGACAACACCACCAACAACGTCCGGGAGCAGCTCAACCAGATCAAGAACCCCATAGAGAAGCACGTCGGCCTCACGGTGGCCATCAAAGACTACGAGAACAAGAACTCCATCATTGCCAAAATAAGGACAAATCATCCcgaggaggatgaggacgacAAGGAGAGGCACTTACAGAAGAGCCGCTTTGCCAAGCAGCCGGCGTACACACTGGTGGAGAGGGACGAGAAGGCGCCCGTCTCCAACCCCAACTCGACGTCCAAGCATGCAAATTGGACTAATAAACAGGACAACAGAGACTTGGAGACAGCAAACAGCATAAACAGGATGGACTACATTGTATAG